tcttttttcatcctgcTGACAGGAAGAGCCCCAGTGCTCCCACCCCTGCAATCCTTGGCTTGTCCCCCAAGGGCTCCTGTGAGTATGTGCCCTGtgctcctctttccttccctcatgGCTCACGCCAACAGTCAGTGGCTGTGTCTTCCCgggcaggcaggctgcactTCAACTTTTCAACTCGCTTGTACCTTAAGCTGCCCTCAGGAGGAAGTTGCCAACCTCTTTGGGGCTGACAGCCTTGAGGGTTCATCGATTGTGGGGAGAGGCCCAAATGCCCTCCAGCTCCCAAATCTAGGGAAATACTCTGAAAGCCAGAGGATCAGAATTGTTGAGGTGgaaaggcacctctggagatcacctagtcccatgcccctgctcaagcaggctCAGTTAGACCGTGTTGTCTACAACTACGTCCAGACAGGTTTTGTCTGTCTCCACAGAGGAAGACTCCATGACTTCTCTGAACAACCTGTTCCGGTGTTTGACATCCCTCACagcaaaaagttttttctttgcGTTCAGATGGaatgttatttgttttaatttttgcccGTTGCCCCTCATCCTGCCAGTGGGcactactgagaagagtctggccgcataaacaaaacaaagggtCTCCGCTTCATGGTGCCCCTGGAGCAGGGGATGCACTCTGCTGTCCTTTGATGACCTGCTgcctgggaaggaagggaaaccAACAGTAATGGTGGAAAGCTTGGGATGGCAGACTGAAGGCATCAGGGAGGCATCAGGGAGGAATCTGACTGGCACTTCAGCTTTTCAACTCTCTTTTACCTTAATCTGTCGTCAGGAGGAAGCTGCCAACCTCTTTGGCCTCCTCCTCTCCGTGGACGCTCTCTGTCCAGACTTAACAGAGTCTCTGTTAAGACTTGTCTTAACAATGTTGCCTGTGCATCTGTCCTGCTTAGattgccccatccctgctctggcagggagGTCCCCAGCAGTTCCTCAGTCACACTCCCAGCCCCTCGTTGTCTATGGGGACACAGACAGGGACACAGCGCTCAGGTCTCACTGGACCTCGAACCCTGGCCAACTCTTTGCATGCTGCCTCCAGGCAGCCTCGAGGGGCTGAGCTGTTTCCCGGGGTCATGACTCATGTAAAAGCTTTGAGGTTACAGGGGACAATAAATGTGGTAGTGGTGTTTCCAGGAAAGTAAGCGTCCTGGGAAAGGGAGACTGGGGGCAGCCTGGAAAGACTGACAACAGCCAACTGGACCTGTCAGGAATCACGTTAGAGCAGTCAGAGCATGCGGCTGCAGCTTCTCCAGATGGAAGACTTCATTGGGCAAATGCCAAATCATTTTGCAAGGATGCTTGCttttaaggaaaagcttttcagagcagaaccCGTGGCGGTTTCCCCTGTGTGGTGATGCCAGGTGATGTGGGAGTTCCCCTCGCCTTCCCCAGACCATGGGGCCCTGAAGCTAAGTCTCCTGCATCTCATCCAAGGCCAAAAGGTTGGGAACAGCTTTTCCCAGGCACTCCCTccggatggcatcccttccccccaccGTGTCGACTGCaccgcacagcttggtgtcgttggcaaacttgctgagcaggcactcgatcccactgcccatgccgtcgacaaagatgttaaacagcgccggtcccctgaggaacgccactccTCACTGATCTCCTCACTGATCTCCAATctcacttggacattgagccgtgACCACAACTCTTCGAGTGcgaccgtccagccaattccttatccactgagtggtccatccgtggaatccatgtctctccaatttagtgACAAGGATGTaatgcgggacagtgtcaaatgctttgcacaagtccaggtagatgacgtctgtcacGCAGATCGATTCCTCAGTACCTCAAAATTGACCTTCCCTCTCTTTGTTGCATTTAGAGTGGTGCCTTTAACTTCTAAATTACACTTTTCTCTAGACTGCAAGAAGCTGTAGGATTTAGGGCCTGGTGACGCAAACTCCACAATGTGCTCGTCTGGCAGACATTAGCCCATCAACTCACTGAGCAGGGGTGTCCCAGTCCCCTGGATGACTCACGGATATCACAGAGACTGTGTCAAGATAAAGACAATGGTCTTGCAGGGCACCTGCGAGATCATAAAGCTCTAGGTGTGCATATGCTGTTTTGAAGCAAGCTACGGAAATGTTGGTATTGTACCCCAGGGTACGTGTGCTCAATGGAAGCACACAGTGgactgctgcttcctctgccccagctgtgtttgagggagggaaagagaaagacacaGCATGTCCTCATGCAAGGAAAGCCCTTGGGTGACCAGCCAGgaactgcagggctgggagcagctgggccCCTTCCTGTCAATGCAGCCACAGGCAACCCCACCAGCGTGCCCCAGGCCAACATCACTTGCCTGCACTGCACCTATCCGGCACCTGAGCTGAGTCTTTTGCCGGCACTGACACGTTCTTGCCCCGGAAATCCTGGGGCCTCTCAATCCCAGCACTCAGAAGCAGCCTCTGTGAGGGAATGGGTACGGCAGAAGCCAGAAATGAATAGGTAGTGTTGGGGAAAACAACCACCCAGCCCATGTCATTAGCTGAGATGACTTCCGTTCATCACGAGCACCTTAGAAGATTGCCACTTCCGCAGAAGCTACCTCTGGGCCTGGGGCAGGTCAGGGCCACCATAAAAGCCAGCGCAACTCCTCGCTCTCTCATCCACTTCTCTtgcctccttctccttgggaagCAGGTGAGTCTGAAGCCCTTTCCCCACGTCCTTCTTCTGGTCATGCAGATGCGTGCTCCTCCATCCTGTGCTGGCTTGTGGCGCTGCTTGTCatgggaggggggagaagggcGAAAGCGAGTGTCTGGGACTTGCCTGAGGAGGCTCTTCTTTTAAGAGATAGTCATCAGGCACCTTGGGGCTGGTGGCACTTTGCACTACCATGTCCGGATGAGGCCAAGAAACCCTTCTCCCTCGCTGCAGGTGCCTTTCACATGCTCACAGTGGGGTGTTGGACTCAGGACAAACTGCTCCTCACGTGTACCTGTGCTCTGATTAGTCTCTACCCTCTCTCCCAGGTGTAGCTCTGCCCAGAGACATGTCCTGCTACAaccagtgccagccctgccagccctgcggccCGACCCCGCTGGCCAACAGCTGCAACGAGCCCTGCGTCAGGCAGTGCCAGAACTCCACCGTCGTCATTGAGCCGCCTGCTGTGGTGGTGACCCTGCCcggccccatcctcagctccttcccacagaacaccgttgtgggctcctccacctccgctgctgttggcagcatcctcagctgtGACGGAGTGCCCATCAACTCTGGGTGCTGTGACCTCTCCTGCATCACCAGCCGCTACTGTGGCAGCAGAAGGTGCCCCCCTTGCTAAAGCCACTGGTGACAGCTTGGACAAGCACCCCCAGGAATCCAGACCTAGATTCTCAACTGAGAGCAGAGCTCCTGGCCATTGATTTCAGAGAGGCTGAGCATCCAGTGCTGCCCTTCACaggagggcagctggggctcTCTGGAAACATGGCCAAAGTCTAACTCCATGGCCTTCCACCCTCTTCCATCTCTGTCTtgtcttctgctcttctggGCCGCAAAACCCCCGGAGACAACCTGAGGCATCTGCTGACCCCTCTCAGGACAGGCAGATGGATGCCTTGAGGGATCTCCACCGTgggcaatgggcacagactttctgcagctgctggtgctcTCCCTGCACTGGCAGCCTCCTCTAGAATTGACCTTGTTTCCCACTTCAGAGTCATTAAAGTTTTCCGCATCACATCCTCTGCCTCCACGTAATCCTTTTTTGGTGTCCTTGTCTCGTGTTTCCAAGGAAGAAAGGCATTGCCTTGGGTGGTGGGGGGTAAGGTGCGGGCACGAGCAGACCTTTCATCATTCccagaggaaggggagggtgGGACAGAGGGTAATGGGTCCCTTCCAGTCACTGTTCCTTGGAGCTAAGGAAGACATACTCAGCTGCTCCTAAGCCTGTAGCAATCGGTCCCTGCATTCTGGCATCAGGCGTTTGACACGGTCCCCCACAACATGCCTCcgtctaaattggagagagatgAGTTTGATGGGTGGACTGTTCAGTGGATGAGGAACTGGTTGTATGATCACCtccagagggtagtggtcaacggctcaatgcccagatggagatcagtgacaacTGGTGCCCCTCCGGAGTCCGTACagggaccagtactgtttaatacCTGCATCgatgacatagacagtgggatcgagtgcaccctcagcaagttcacAGATGTCACCAAGCTTTGTGGTACAGTTGACATGCTcgagggacaggatgccatccagaggaacccTGACAAGCTCAAGGATTGGGCCCATGTGAAGCTCCGGAacttcaacaaggccaagtgcaaggtcctgcc
The sequence above is drawn from the Balearica regulorum gibbericeps isolate bBalReg1 chromosome 24, bBalReg1.pri, whole genome shotgun sequence genome and encodes:
- the LOC142604999 gene encoding feather keratin Cos2-3-like; this translates as MSCYNQCQPCQPCGPTPLANSCNEPCVRQCQNSTVVIEPPAVVVTLPGPILSSFPQNTVVGSSTSAAVGSILSCDGVPINSGCCDLSCITSRYCGSRRCPPC